The DNA window CGAAAGAAATAGAATATATCCGAGAGAAAACAAATTTTAAAAATAAAAAGGAAACTGGTGAAGGCAAATTTTTTAGGAAAGGAAGTACAGGCGATTGGCAAAATCATTTATCTGATTCAATTATTAATGACATAAAGGCTATCTGTAATACAACAGATTACTTTGAATTGCAAAAGAAAATGTCTGAAAACTTTAACCTGAGTTTGCCTGAAGAAGAAGACTTATTCTAGCAGCCGGTAACCGGTATTTGACTAAAGCGATAAAGGCTTTGTAAATACCAGGTTGATGAGTAGTTATGCCTTGCTTCGAAAATATTCTTTCTATTGAAGACATTGAAAGGCAGGAAATGATGGAGGAGGAGGATATGCTTGCAGGTATAGCCTGAAAACTTTAACTTAAAGCACTTATGTATTTAAAAAAAATATATTTATCTTTCTTCATTGATGAAGTCACACCTACCTATGGCAATCGGAACGTGGTGGAAATCACAAAGAAAAGCAGCATGGACAGGGGCGATACTGCGAATGAAACGCATTTCAGGTCAACGCTCCATGTAGGAACTCATATTGATTTTCCCTATCATTTTTATAACGATGGGCAAACCATGGAAGATTTTCCCGCTGATTTCTGGTTCTTTGAGCATCCTTTGTTTGTGGAAGTTAAACCGCAATCGCTCATCCTGGAACAAGAGCTTATCGGAGCATTAGATAATCTAAACGGAAAAGGAGATGCTGATATCCTTATCGTAAAGACTGGAATGTGCCATATCAGAAACACCCGGCAATACTGGGAGGAGAATATTGGATTATCCCCGGCAATTTACGATTACCTGCTGGAAAAGCTGCCAAATGTCAGGATTCTCGGGTTCGACAGCATCTCTGTTTCCAGTTTTCAGCATCGTGACATTGGACGCCTGGCGCACAAAAAGTTCCTGAATCCTGAAAAACCCGTGTTGCTTTTGGAAGATATGGATTTACGAAACATTGGTGAGAATTCAAGCAGTAATGAGTTGATCGTAGTACCATTGATGATAGCTGGCGCCGACGGAGTTCCGTGCACAGTTTTGGCAAGTATGAAACTTTAGTTTAATTCTTTATAATCTGAATTGCAAAGTTCTCTGCATCCAATTTTAAAATATCATGACATGAAAAAAATTGTTTTTTTTATTGTTTGCCAATCCTTTATGTTATCAGTCTTACCACAAAGTCAACCCGGTATTTCGCACCAGGCAGTAGTTCGTAACGCTGAAAATCAGATAGTGTCCAATTCACTTATTGGAATTAGAGTAAGTATAATTCAGAATACTATTGATGGCAGGATGGTATATATCGAGACTCACTCAGTAACAAGCAATGCAAATGGTCTTATCTCTTATATTATTGGGCAAGGTGTAACGGTTTACGGAAAATTTGCTGATATTGAATGGGAACAGGGTCCTTATTTTATTAAAACAGAAGTTGATCCACTTGGTGGTACTGATTATAATATAATAGGTACCAGCCAGATACATTGTGTGCCTTTTTCATTTGTTTCTAATCAATCGTTAGGGCTAAGGCTCAGAGATGCCAATGACATTCAATATCAAATAGTAGTTGATACTATGGGTAACCTTCAGGCTAATCGTATCATTGGTACCCCATGTCCAAGTACTCCAACAGTTACAGATATTGATAATAATGTCTATAATACCTTGTTGTTAGGAGATCAATGTTGGATGCAAGAAAATCTGAAAACAACAAAGTATCGGAACGGAACTGATATTGTCTATCCTGGTAGTAATAATGTAGCATGGCAGAATAATCAATCAGGTGCTTATGCCTGGTATGAAAATGATGTATTGATGAAAGAAAAATACGGCGCTTTATATAATTGGCATGCAGTTAATAATCCGGATGGTATCTGCCCGGAAGGATGGCATGTGCCTGATGATGAGGAATGGATGCAATTGGTTGGGTTCATTGGAAGTCATATGGAACCTAATGGCGATCATCTCAAATCATGCAGGCAGGTTGATTCTCCCTTGGGTGGTGATTGTAACACTACTGAGCATCCCAGATGGAATTCTCATGAAATACATTATGGCACGGATGAATATGGATTTTCAGGTCTACCTTCAGGTTGTCGGTCAGATGAAGGTTTTTACTGGTATCGCGGAATGAGGGGGATTTGGTGGAGTACCACAGAGGATCAGGAGTGGTCTGCTTGGGTTCATTGTTTATGGTATAAATATGGACTAATTGACAGATACAATGGTGATAAGAAATTTGGGTATAGCGTTCGTTGCTTGAGAGATTAGACTTAACCTGGATTGTGTAGAATAAGCTATTTTCAGTTTATTTACCCTACGGATGATGCTTAATTTCAATAATCTACATTTCCGTCTATCGTGAATTCATTTGTTCTGCTATTCTTGCAACCTCGAAGTAAAAAAAGTACAAGAATTTCCAGCCTGACTCCTTCAGCGAAATGTAATGGATTATAAGTTTGCCTCAACTTATGGCAACCAAAATGCTGTAAAGCGTATTAGAACAAGTTCAATAGACTGGGGAGTCCTCGCGCCAAGTTAACCCATATTATTTTATCCTATCATTTATACGACGATTGGCAAACCATGGAAGATTTTCCCAATGAGTTCTGGTTTCTTGAGTGTCCGTTAATTATAGAAGTTAGATCGCAGTCGCTTATCCTGGAGCAAGAGCTTATCGGAGCATTAGAAAATCTAAAAGGAAAAGGAGATGCCGATATTCTGATCGTTAAGACTGGAATGTGCCATATCAGATACATCCACTAATACTGGGAGGAGAATATAGGTTTATCCACGGCAATTTACAATTACCTGCTGGAAAAGCTGCCAAATGTCAGGATTCTCGGGTTCGACAGCATCTCTGTTTCCAGTTTTTAGCATCGTGACATTGGACGCCTGGCACACAAAAGATTTTTAAATCCTGAGGCCCCAATTCTCTTACTTGAGGATATGAACCTGATCAGTCTGAGAAAGGGTAACATTATCAGCGAACTGATAGTATCACCCCTGCAGATTGCTAAATGCGACGGTGTTCCATGTACCGTTTTTGCAACTATTAGATGATTATCAATCATTTATAATGATCAGTTTACACCACAAAGAAACTTTATCACTATAGACATAAGTCCAATTCTATAAAGTAAATGTTCTATTTTATTCTCACACAATTATAACACTTATCAAAATCAAAAAAAGTAAATCATGAAAAGGTTAATTTATTTATTATCAGCTATGATTATAATGCTGGCTGCTTGTGGACCAAATGTTAAAGAGCTTTTGGAAAATGCCAATACCAAATTTGAAAGCAAAGATTGGAACGGGGCAATCATTGCTTTTCAGGAAGTTGTGAAACACGATGCTAAAAATGTTGAAGCGTTTTATAAAATGGGTTTATCACATAAAAGTTTAAATAACGAAGAAGATGCCCTTACTAACTTTTCA is part of the Bacteroidales bacterium genome and encodes:
- a CDS encoding fibrobacter succinogenes major paralogous domain-containing protein, whose amino-acid sequence is MKKIVFFIVCQSFMLSVLPQSQPGISHQAVVRNAENQIVSNSLIGIRVSIIQNTIDGRMVYIETHSVTSNANGLISYIIGQGVTVYGKFADIEWEQGPYFIKTEVDPLGGTDYNIIGTSQIHCVPFSFVSNQSLGLRLRDANDIQYQIVVDTMGNLQANRIIGTPCPSTPTVTDIDNNVYNTLLLGDQCWMQENLKTTKYRNGTDIVYPGSNNVAWQNNQSGAYAWYENDVLMKEKYGALYNWHAVNNPDGICPEGWHVPDDEEWMQLVGFIGSHMEPNGDHLKSCRQVDSPLGGDCNTTEHPRWNSHEIHYGTDEYGFSGLPSGCRSDEGFYWYRGMRGIWWSTTEDQEWSAWVHCLWYKYGLIDRYNGDKKFGYSVRCLRD
- a CDS encoding cyclase family protein, with protein sequence MYLKKIYLSFFIDEVTPTYGNRNVVEITKKSSMDRGDTANETHFRSTLHVGTHIDFPYHFYNDGQTMEDFPADFWFFEHPLFVEVKPQSLILEQELIGALDNLNGKGDADILIVKTGMCHIRNTRQYWEENIGLSPAIYDYLLEKLPNVRILGFDSISVSSFQHRDIGRLAHKKFLNPEKPVLLLEDMDLRNIGENSSSNELIVVPLMIAGADGVPCTVLASMKL